The Dongia rigui genome includes the window CATAGAGCTGCGGAATGGTCGGCCAGTTGGTGAATTCCTTCACGCCCTGACGCAAGCTCGGGTCCTGCAGAATGTCGATGCCTTTGAACTTCACACCAAGATGGCTCAGCACCTGGACGACCGCAGCCGAGAAGCCGCACTGCGGGAAAACAGGTGTGCCCTTCATGTAGAGCACCACATCGTTGCTGCCGATGTCGTCGCGGATACGGTCGAAAACGGGGTTGTCACTCATGGCGTCAAATCCTTTCTGCCTATGCCCGCGATATGGCGGCTGTCAGTTGGAAAGTCAATTGTCGAGACCGAGCACAGGTTCGGCCGTTCGATGGGCATTCTGCCGCCGACGCAGCCAAGGCGCCAGCGAGAAGACCGCAAGGCCGACCCAAATTGCTGCAAAGGTCAGGCCGTGAATCAAGGTAAACGGCTCGCCATAGGCCAAAACTGCCAGGCTCACCTGCACCGTGGGGTTGAGATACTGCATGAGACCCAGCGAGGTGAGGTCGAGGCGATTGGCCGCACCGGCAAAAAACAACAGGGGAATTGTGGTTATGACCCCTAGCCCAATGATGAGACTTTGGTCGTGCCTGGAGCCCATGAGGAAATGCCCCTGCCCGGTCTTCTCAAGCCACAGGGCGTGGGCGAGGGCAAAGGGGACCAGCAACGCGGTCTCGGTGAACAGGGCAAGCATGGCCGGGAGGCGCAGCATCTTTCGGCACAGACCATAGATGGCAAAGGTCCCAGCCAGAGACAAGGCGATCCATGGCAGGCGGCCGAAGGCGAATGTCGTCATCGCCACACCGATCGCAACGATGATCAGCCCGCCAAACTGGATGCGCGTCATGCGCTCCTTGAAGACCAGGACACCCAGCGTCACGCTGAGCAGCGGGCAGATGAAGTAGCCAAGGCCTGCTTCCAGCGCCTGACCGCTTGCCACCGCCCAAATGAAGATGAGCCAGTTCGCCGCCAGGAACAGTGACGAAATGAAGAGGCCCGCCAGCTTGCGCCGGTTTCGGAACAACAAGGATATCTCGCTACGCCGCACCAGAAACGCTGTGCCAAACGCCGTCAGCACCAGCGACCAGATAATCCGGTGATCCAGCACTTCCGGCGGCGACATGAAGGCCGTCGCATGGAAGTAGAGGGACATCAACCCCCAGCTGAGATAAGCGGCCGCAGCAAAGCCGAGCCCCGCGCGATAGGCGGGATGACGCGACATGATCCGCGGCCGTTCGTCTGTCTTTAGGCTGCAGGGGCCGAGGTCTGCAATGCAAGCGCGTGCAACTCGTCACCCATCTTGCCACGCAAAGCGGCGTAGACGATCTGATGCTGCTGAACGCGAGACTTGCCGACAAAGGCGGAAGAGACGACCTGCGCGGCGTAGTGATCGCCGTCGCCGCGCAGATCCTCGATATTCACTTCCGCATCGGGCAAGGCTTCCTTGATGAGGCGGGCAATTTCGCTGGCTTCCATCGCCATGGCAGTGCACTCCGTTCTTTAGGCTGCGCCCATCAGGGTCGGCAGGAAGGCCTCATGCGATTGCTTGAGATCCCGGATAGACATCTTACGACCGTCGAGGACCACATCGGCGGCGCCCGTGGTGCCGATGCGCTCGACCGGCACGCCGGCAGCCATGGCTTTCGCTTCGATGCCGGCTGCAGCCGACGTGGGAACGGCGATGACGTAACGCGCCTGATCTTCGCCGAACCAATAGCCGTGTGACGGGACGTCGCTCTGCGGCGTGGTCAGCGTGACACCGACACCACCGGCCAGAGCCATATCGGCCACAGCCACCAGCAGACCGCCATCAGAGACATCGTGGCAGGTCACGACTTCGCCGGCAACGATCAGACCGCGAACGAAATCGCCATTGCGACGCTCGGCCGCCAGATCGACGGGCGGCGGCGCGCCCTCTTCCCGGCCCTGCGTTTCGCGCAGGTAGATCGACTGGCCAAGCCAGCCCTTGCTCTCACCCAGAACCAGCACGGCTTCATCGTCAGCCTTGAAGGCCACCGTCGCCATGCGGTCGACATTCTTCATCAGGCCCACACCGCCAATGGTCGGGGTGGGCAGAATGCCCTTGCCGTTCGTCTCGTTATAGAGCGAGACATTGCCGGAAATGACCGGATAGTCGAGTGCGCGGCAGGCATCCGCCATGCCTTCGATCGACAAGGCAAACTGCCCCATGATCTCGGGTCGCTGCGGGTTGCCGAAATTCATGTTGTCGGTGATGGCGAGCGGCAAGGCGCCGACCGCCGTGATGTTGCGCCAGCTTTCCGCCACCGCCTGCGCACCGCCCTGCTTCGGGTCGGCAAACACATAGCGCGGCGTGCAGTCCGAGCTCATGGCCAGCGCCTTCCCCGGGACGCCGGGAACCCGCACGACGGCGGCATCGCCACCCGGCCGCTGCGCCGTCTGGCCCATGACGAGGTGGTCATATTGTTCCCACACCCAGCGACGGCTGGCGAGATCGGGCGAGCCGATCAGCGTCTTCAAGGCACCCAGCAGGTCGTTCGGTGCCGGGACGTCCTTGGCATTGATGACCGGCTGTGCGGGTGTCGGGATCCAGGGGCGCTCATAGACCGGCGCCTTGTCGACCAGTGGTGCCACCGGCATATCCGCCTGCACCTGGCCGTCCTTCTTGAGAACCAAATGGCCGGTATTGGTGAGCGTGCCAATGACGGCAAAATCGAGTTCCCACTTGTCGAAGATCGCCCGCGCCTTTTCCATCGCCGCCGGCTTCAGCACCATGAGCATGCGCTCCTGGCTTTCCGACAGCATGATCTCATAGGCGGTCATCTTGGTTTCTCGCACCGGCACCTTGTCGAGGTCGAGTTCGATACCGAGGCCGCCCTTCGACGACATTTCGACCGATGACGAGGTGAGGCCCGCGGCACCCATGTCCTGGATGGCCACGATCGCGTCGGTCGCCATCAGTTCAAGGCAGGCTTCGAGCAGAAGCTTTTCGGTGAACGGATCGCCCACCTGCACGGTCGGGCGCTTCTCTTCCGAATCCTCGGTGAATTCGGTCGACGCCATCGTGGCGCCGTGGATGCCGTCGCGCCCGGTCTTGGCACCGA containing:
- the grxD gene encoding Grx4 family monothiol glutaredoxin, with amino-acid sequence MSDNPVFDRIRDDIGSNDVVLYMKGTPVFPQCGFSAAVVQVLSHLGVKFKGIDILQDPSLRQGVKEFTNWPTIPQLYVKGEFVGGCDIIREMYESGELQQLLKDKGVASSQAA
- the rarD gene encoding EamA family transporter RarD; its protein translation is MSRHPAYRAGLGFAAAAYLSWGLMSLYFHATAFMSPPEVLDHRIIWSLVLTAFGTAFLVRRSEISLLFRNRRKLAGLFISSLFLAANWLIFIWAVASGQALEAGLGYFICPLLSVTLGVLVFKERMTRIQFGGLIIVAIGVAMTTFAFGRLPWIALSLAGTFAIYGLCRKMLRLPAMLALFTETALLVPFALAHALWLEKTGQGHFLMGSRHDQSLIIGLGVITTIPLLFFAGAANRLDLTSLGLMQYLNPTVQVSLAVLAYGEPFTLIHGLTFAAIWVGLAVFSLAPWLRRRQNAHRTAEPVLGLDN
- a CDS encoding BolA family protein translates to MAMEASEIARLIKEALPDAEVNIEDLRGDGDHYAAQVVSSAFVGKSRVQQHQIVYAALRGKMGDELHALALQTSAPAA
- the purL gene encoding phosphoribosylformylglycinamidine synthase subunit PurL; translation: MSAPKITPEIVAEHGLSADEYKLVLEIMGREPSMTELGIFSVMWSEHCSYKSSRVHLKKLPTKAPWVIQGPGENAGVIDIGDGQAAIFKMESHNHPSFIEPYQGAATGVGGIMRDVFTMGARPIANLNALRFGEPNDPKTKHLISGVVAGIGGYGNCMGVPTVGGEVNFHASYNGNILVNAMTVGLADTDKIFYSAAAGVGNPVIYVGAKTGRDGIHGATMASTEFTEDSEEKRPTVQVGDPFTEKLLLEACLELMATDAIVAIQDMGAAGLTSSSVEMSSKGGLGIELDLDKVPVRETKMTAYEIMLSESQERMLMVLKPAAMEKARAIFDKWELDFAVIGTLTNTGHLVLKKDGQVQADMPVAPLVDKAPVYERPWIPTPAQPVINAKDVPAPNDLLGALKTLIGSPDLASRRWVWEQYDHLVMGQTAQRPGGDAAVVRVPGVPGKALAMSSDCTPRYVFADPKQGGAQAVAESWRNITAVGALPLAITDNMNFGNPQRPEIMGQFALSIEGMADACRALDYPVISGNVSLYNETNGKGILPTPTIGGVGLMKNVDRMATVAFKADDEAVLVLGESKGWLGQSIYLRETQGREEGAPPPVDLAAERRNGDFVRGLIVAGEVVTCHDVSDGGLLVAVADMALAGGVGVTLTTPQSDVPSHGYWFGEDQARYVIAVPTSAAAGIEAKAMAAGVPVERIGTTGAADVVLDGRKMSIRDLKQSHEAFLPTLMGAA